In the Flavobacterium pallidum genome, one interval contains:
- a CDS encoding LytR/AlgR family response regulator transcription factor codes for MVRILIVEDELIISQDMCNMLSNMGYHVIGDAMDYDEAVDLLNKETPDLILLDVNLNGRRDGIDLAIEINNTYKVPFIFTTSYSDAKTLERAKKTNPVNYLVKPFKSEQLFTAIEMALHKLANTSATVSTPQQEDTLLIKDAIFIKDKFKYSKIVIADILWIKSEGNYLEVHTVNRDEVIRASMNNFIERLDHKDFFRTHKSYIVNLNYVTHFETSNVTIIDTKIPISKTYIDGLVRRLNII; via the coding sequence ATGGTGCGCATCCTGATTGTTGAAGACGAGCTGATCATATCTCAGGATATGTGTAATATGCTGTCCAATATGGGCTATCACGTTATTGGCGACGCTATGGATTATGACGAGGCGGTCGATTTGCTCAATAAGGAAACCCCGGACCTTATTTTGCTTGACGTAAACCTGAACGGTCGCAGGGACGGGATTGATCTGGCGATTGAAATCAATAATACTTATAAAGTCCCGTTTATTTTTACCACCTCCTATTCGGATGCTAAAACGCTGGAAAGAGCCAAAAAAACCAATCCGGTGAATTATCTCGTGAAGCCGTTTAAATCGGAGCAGCTTTTTACGGCTATTGAAATGGCGCTGCATAAGCTGGCCAACACTTCGGCGACTGTAAGTACACCCCAGCAGGAAGATACGCTGCTGATCAAAGATGCCATTTTTATAAAGGACAAATTCAAATATTCCAAAATTGTCATTGCTGATATCCTCTGGATCAAATCTGAAGGGAACTACCTTGAAGTGCATACGGTAAATCGTGATGAGGTGATCCGTGCTTCGATGAATAACTTTATAGAACGGCTGGATCATAAGGATTTTTTCAGGACGCACAAATCTTATATAGTGAACCTGAACTATGTTACACATTTTGAAACCTCGAATGTCACGATCATCGATACGAAAATCCCCATCTCGAAAACGTACATTGATGGCCTTGTGAGGCGTCTTAATATCATATAA